A genome region from Prionailurus bengalensis isolate Pbe53 chromosome B4, Fcat_Pben_1.1_paternal_pri, whole genome shotgun sequence includes the following:
- the MGAT3 gene encoding beta-1,4-mannosyl-glycoprotein 4-beta-N-acetylglucosaminyltransferase, which translates to MKMRRYKLFLMFCMAGLCLISFLHFFKTLSYVTFPRELASLSPNLVSSFFWNNAPVTPQASPEPGSPDLLRTPLYSHSPLLQPLSPSKATEELHRVDFVLPEDTTEYFVRTKAGGVCFKPGTKMLEKPPSGRPDEKAEGADGSSARGPARHLLSTRERPGPRGARRKWVECVCLPGWHGPSCGVPTVVQYSNLPTKERLVPREVPRRVINAINVNHEFDLLDVRFHELGDVVDAFVVCESNFTAYGEPRPLKFREMLTNGTFEYIRHKVLYVFLDHFPPGGRQDGWIADDYLRTFLTQDGVSRLRNLRPDDVFIIDDADEIPARDGVLFLKLYDGWTEPFAFHMRKSLYGFFWKQPGTLEVVSGCTVDMLQTVYGLDGIRLRRRQYYTMPNFRQYENRTGHILVQWSLGSPLHFAGWHCSWCFTPEGIYFKLVSAQNGDFPRWGDYEDKRDLNYIRSLIRTGGWFDGTRQEYPPADPSEHMYAPKYLLSNYAQFRYLLDNPYREPKGTAEGGRRNRGPEGRPPARGRSDVVEG; encoded by the coding sequence ATGAAGATGAGACGCTACAAGCTCTTTCTCATGTTCTGTATGGCCGGCCTGTGCCTCATCTCCTTCCTGCACTTCTTTAAGACCCTGTCCTATGTCACCTTCCCCCGGGAACTGGCCTCCCTCAGCCCGAACCTCGTGTCCAGCTTCTTCTGGAACAATGCCCCCGTCACGCCCCAGGCCAGCCCGGAGCCGGGTAGCCCCGACCTGCTGCGAACACCGCTCTATTCCCACTCGCCCCTGCTCCAGCCCCTGTCGCCGAGCAAGGCCACCGAGGAGCTCCACCGGGTGGACTTCGTGCTGCCCGAGGACACCACCGAGTACTTCGTCCGCACCAAGGCCGGCGGCGTCTGCTTCAAACCGGGCACCAAGATGCTGGAGAAGCCCCCCTCGGGGCGGCCCGACGAGAAGGCCGAGGGCGCCGACGGCTCCTCGGCCCGGGGCCCCGCGCGGCACCTGCTGAGCACCCGCGAGCGCCCGGGGCCCCGCGGCGCGCGGCGCAAGTGGGTGGAGTGCGTGTGCCTCCCGGGCTGGCACGGGCCCAGCTGCGGCGTGCCCACCGTGGTGCAGTACTCCAACCTGCCCACCAAGGAGCGCCTGGTGCCCCGGGAGGTGCCGCGGCGGGTCATCAACGCCATCAACGTCAACCACGAGTTCGACCTGCTGGACGTGCGCTTCCACGAGCTGGGCGACGTGGTGGACGCGTTCGTGGTGTGCGAGTCCAACTTCACGGCGTACGGGGAGCCGCGGCCGCTCAAGTTCCGCGAGATGCTGACCAACGGCACCTTCGAGTACATCCGGCACAAGGTGCTCTACGTCTTCCTGGACCACTTCCCGCCGGGCGGGCGGCAGGACGGCTGGATCGCCGACGACTACCTGCGCACCTTCCTGACGCAGGACGGCGTGTCGCGGCTGCGCAACCTGCGGCCCGACGACGTCTTCATCATCGACGACGCCGACGAGATCCCCGCGCGCGACGGCGTGCTCTTCCTCAAGCTGTACGACGGCTGGACGGAGCCCTTCGCCTTCCACATGCGCAAGTCGCTCTACGGCTTCTTCTGGAAGCAGCCGGGCACCCTGGAGGTGGTGTCGGGCTGCACCGTGGACATGCTGCAGACGGTGTACGGGCTGGACGGCATCCGCCTGCGCCGCCGCCAGTACTACACCATGCCCAACTTCCGCCAGTACGAGAATCGCACCGGCCACATCCTGGTGCAGTGGTCGCTGGGCAGCCCCCTGCACTTCGCCGGCTGGCACTGCTCCTGGTGCTTCACGCCCGAGGGCATCTACTTCAAGCTCGTGTCCGCCCAGAACGGCGACTTCCCCCGCTGGGGCGACTACGAGGACAAGCGGGACCTCAATTACATCCGGAGCCTGATCCGCACGGGCGGCTGGTTCGACGGCACGCGGCAGGAGTACCCGCCGGCCGACCCCAGCGAACACATGTACGCCCCTAAGTACCTGCTCAGCAACTACGCCCAGTTCCGCTACCTGCTGGATAACCCCTACCGGGAGCCCAAGGGCACAGCGGAAGGTGGGCGGCGGAACAGGGGGCCCGAGGGAAGGCCGCCCGCCAGGGGCAGATCGGATGTGGTCGAAGGCTAA